A window from Lampris incognitus isolate fLamInc1 chromosome 5, fLamInc1.hap2, whole genome shotgun sequence encodes these proteins:
- the LOC130113418 gene encoding nocturnin-like isoform X2, with amino-acid sequence MEDMASSMGGGGTRLCSPLTQSLGCRSSSSSSRSLPLAQPHLDPCQQPVTALDQAFCQERQGPDAFPPDPLELLRECEEALKDRPPRFHRNFIYPRDGEKSPGSQIRVMQWNILAQALGEGVDSFVQCPPEALCWSQRKYLILEEILTYRPHILCLEEVDHYYDTFQPILAGLGYSSNFCPKPWSPCLNVVGNNGPDGCALFFDQSRFECLDSVSVRLSAMLIPTNQVAVLTMLRCRATGRRVCVAVTHLKARTGWERLRSAQGSDLLRHLQNLIQHSSSGPTGPLGIDSDTPLIICGDFNAVPTEEVYRRFVLSPLGLDSAYKKLSGDGLSEPEYTTWKIRPEGECCSTLDYIWYTQSKLSVEAVLNMPTEEQIGPNRLPSFNYPSDHLSLVCDFTFKEE; translated from the exons ATGGAGGACATGG CGTCTTCGATGGGTGGTGGAGGCACCAGGCTGTGCAGCCCCCTAACTCAGAGCCTCGGCTGtcgcagcagcagtagcagcagtcgCTCGCTCCCTCTTGCCCAGCCACACCTGGACCCTTGCCAACAGCCAGTCACGGCCCTGGACCAAGCTTTCTGTCAG GAACGGCAGGGGCCTGATGCATTTCCCCCTGACCCCCTGGAGCTGCTCAGAGAATGTGAGGAGGCCCTTAAAGATCGACCCCCTCGCTTTCACAGGAACTTCATCTACCCAAGAGATGGAGAAAAGAGCCCCGGCAGCCAGATCAGGGTGATGCAATGGAACATACTGGCTCAAG CGCTTGGCGAGGGAGTTGACAGTTTTGTCCAGTGTCCCCCAGAGGCCTTGTGCTGGTCCCAGAGGAAGTACCTTATCTTAGAGGAGATCCTCACCTACCGTCCTCACATCCTATGTCTAGAGGAAGTAGACCACTACTACGACACCTTCCAGCCAATTCTGGCAGGCTTAGGTTACAGCAGCAACTTCTGCCCCAAGCCCTGGTCACCGTGCTTGAATGTCGTTGGCAACAACGGTCCTGATGGCTGTGCGCTGTTCTTTGACCAATCACGCTTCGAGTGCCTAGATAGTGTGAGCGTACGCCTATCTGCAATGTTGATTCCAACTAACCAG GTGGCTGTCTTGACAATGCTGCGGTGTCGAGCTAcagggagacgtgtgtgtgtggcagtgacCCACCTGAAAGCCCGCACTGGCTGGGAGCGACTCCGCAGCGCCCAGGGCTCCGACCTCCTACGTCATCTGCAGAATCTAATTCAGCACAGCTCCAGCGGACCTACAGGGCCTTTGGGCATTGACTCAGACACACCTCTAATCATTTGTGGAGATTTTAACGCAGTCCCAACTGAAGAGGTGTACCGGCGCTTTGTCTTGTCCCCTCTTGGTTTGGATTCAGCCTACAAGAAACTTAGTGGAGATGGTTTGTCGGAGCCAGAGTACACAACGTGGAAAATCCGGCCCGAAGGGGAGTGCTGTAGCACACTGGATTACATCTGGTACACACAGAGCAAGCTAAGCGTCGAGGCAGTTTTGAATATGCCCACAGAGGAACAGATTGGGCCAAACAGGCTTCCGTCCTTTAATTATCCATCTGACCACCTCTCTTTGGTCTGTGACTTCACCTTTAAGGAGGAGTAA
- the ccdc175 gene encoding coiled-coil domain-containing protein 175 — protein sequence MATCLVPDFPAVMVALEHLGEFDKQLKEEGVPLDVEASRQLKEITAAITELEASRRAVREQLEVETIENSKLRHQVHKFREGIIKEVLGDIAAARESNAEEMEQLHNDLSAISQLLDVMLKRQVVLHRQNADLYQERGHVQAEHETDIVALNCQLSQKFNSHMQLSQSLNHEKELKTCTATVEQNHKTLQQNMKLERETFTITKDSLLREVDHIIERIRQQKQENRRMQKELEVAYSHQLDKDGRLKEFTKHKADLECSIEKRSASQGHCETQLKKEIQKHQEIKRQRKLLEKELHELRESFSVTSQCLQENIILVDNEIGETQAVKRVYEDSLVKITESFKCQRREEDEARVDHRNISQRLERLEECRHLIAKDLMEIKEMDEDVIQLQETGIISECLFQRNITELHSQLDTEKRNITHVEEEKGRVSRLLEETKREQEEQVVKISSDISETNRTYQELREEEVRLLQQNQTMSCTIDTLTSQVAQAELDYHQMEHVYNQEVEQYTAESQHIVKSKEQKEREMREKEAVLMEVEAQFNQDQATYRTLKELTSDLKSRKDRLQLSIEGLKDYTGSLLQPKDQMKEELKAMRARHMELLADQASELRAIEMSIYDNGLKLELIGMENSRLRHRIAQMKEGVSNDKKDKDRHLQEINRLSKEINALFEHLVESWRQDLLVTHECSSRDTLLMGSIVSLIDQHQIKRLQLGNINTYLQQQVVHVCQLFDFKTQL from the coding sequence ATGGCGACTTGCTTGGTTCCTGACTTCCCGGCTGTGATGGTGGCTTTGGAGCATTTAGGAGAATTCGACAAGCAACTGAAAGAGGAAGGGGTACCACTGGATGTTGAGGCCAGTCGTCAGCTGAAAGAGATAACAGCTGCCATCACTGAACTGGAAGCCTCAAGGCGTGCAGTCCGTGAGCAGTTAGAAGTGGAAACCATAGAAAATAGTAAACTTAGACACCAGGTTCACAAGTTTCGAGAGGGAATCATCAAAGAAGTCTTGGGTGATATAGCAGCAGCCAGGGAGTCCAATGCAGAGGAGATGGAACAGCTGCACAATGACCTCAGTGCCATTTCACAGCTACTGGATGTCATGTTGAAGAGACAGGTGGTACTCCACAGACAAAATGCTGATTTATACCAAGAGAGAGGGCATGTGCAGGCCGAACATGAGACTGACATTGTTGCTTTGAACTGTCAACTCAGCCAAAAATTCAACAGCCACATGCAATTGAGCCAGTCTCTGAACCATGAAAAAGAATTAAAGACCTGTACTGCTACAGTGGAACAGAACCATAAAACACTGCAACAAAACATGAAACTAGAAAGGGAGACTTTCACCATAACCAAGGACAGCCTCCTCCGTGAGGTAGACCATATTATTGAGAGAATTCGCCAGCAGAAGCAAGAGAATAGAAGGATGCAGAAGGAACTGGAAGTAGCTTACAGTCATCAGCTGGACAAAGATGGTCGCCTCAAAGAGTTCACCAAACACAAGGCTGATTTGGAGTGCAGTATAGAGAAAAGGTCTGCCTCTCAGGGCCACTGTGAGACACAGCTGAAGAAGGAGATCCAAAAACATCAAGAAATAAAAAGACAAAGAAAGCTCTTAGAGAAGGAGCTGCATGAGCTGAGAGAGTCATTTAGTGTCACTAGTCAATGTCTCCAAGAAAATATCATCCTGGTAGACAATGAGATAGGGGAGACCCAGGCAGTGAAAAGGGTGTATGAGGATTCCCTTGTTAAAATCACAGAGAGCTTCAAATGTCAGCGCAGAGAAGAGGATGAAGCTAGGGTTGATCACCGCAACATTTCACAACGACTGGAGCGACTTGAGGAATGCAGACACTTGATAGCCAAGGACCTCATGGAGATAAAAGAGATGGACGAGGACGTCATACAGCTCCAAGAAACCGGCATCATCAGTGAGTGCCTGTTTCAGAGGAATATTACTGAGTTGCACAGCCAATTGGATACTGAGAAGAGGAATATCACCCACGTTGAGGAGGAGAAGGGGCGGGTGAGTCGCCTTCTAGAGGAGACGAAGAGGGAGCAGGAAGAACAAGTGGTGAAAATCTCCTCAGACATTAGTGAAACCAATAGGACATACCAGGAACTGCGTGAAGAAGAAGTCAGACTCCTGCAGCAGAATCAGACTATGAGTTGTACCATTGACACACTGACTAGCCAGGTAGCTCAGGCAGAATTAGACTACCATCAAATGGAGCATGTATACAATCAGGAAGTGGAACAATACACTGCAGAGTCACAGCACATTGTGAAGAGCAaggaacagaaggagagggagatgaGGGAGAAAGAGGCAGTACTGATGGAGGTGGAGGCTCAGTTCAACCAGGACCAGGCCACATATCGGACACTAAAAGAACTCACCTCTGATTTGAAGAGTAGGAAAGACCGGCTCCAACTGTccattgaagggctgaaggactATACCGGCTCTCTTTTACAGCCCAAGGACCAGATGAAGGAAGAGCTGAAAGCCATGCGAGCACGTCACATGGAGCTACTTGCTGATCAGGCTTCGGAGCTGAGAGCCATTGAGATGAGTATTTATGATAACGGGCTGAAACTGGAGCTGATCGGCATGGAAAACAGCAGGCTGCGTCATCGTATAGCACAAATGAAGGAGGGCGTGTCCAATGAcaagaaagacaaagacagacacttgCAAGAGATTAACAGGCTCAGTAAGGAAATAAATGCCTTATTCGAGCATTTAGTGGAATCCTGGAGACAAGACCTTCTGGTTACCCATGAGTGTAGCAGCAGAGATACCCTTTTGATGGGGTCTATAGTTTCTCTGATAGACCAACATCAGATCAAGAGGCTTCAGCTAGGAAACATCAACACATATCTACAGCAACAAGTGGTACATGTCTGCCAGCTATTTGACTTTAAAACACAACTTTAA
- the LOC130113418 gene encoding nocturnin-like isoform X1 translates to MEDMDFTSPSLLLSPCLSPASSMGGGGTRLCSPLTQSLGCRSSSSSSRSLPLAQPHLDPCQQPVTALDQAFCQERQGPDAFPPDPLELLRECEEALKDRPPRFHRNFIYPRDGEKSPGSQIRVMQWNILAQALGEGVDSFVQCPPEALCWSQRKYLILEEILTYRPHILCLEEVDHYYDTFQPILAGLGYSSNFCPKPWSPCLNVVGNNGPDGCALFFDQSRFECLDSVSVRLSAMLIPTNQVAVLTMLRCRATGRRVCVAVTHLKARTGWERLRSAQGSDLLRHLQNLIQHSSSGPTGPLGIDSDTPLIICGDFNAVPTEEVYRRFVLSPLGLDSAYKKLSGDGLSEPEYTTWKIRPEGECCSTLDYIWYTQSKLSVEAVLNMPTEEQIGPNRLPSFNYPSDHLSLVCDFTFKEE, encoded by the exons ATGGAGGACATGG ACTTTACTTCCCCTTCTTTGCTGCTGTCTCCTTGCTTGTCTCCAGCGTCTTCGATGGGTGGTGGAGGCACCAGGCTGTGCAGCCCCCTAACTCAGAGCCTCGGCTGtcgcagcagcagtagcagcagtcgCTCGCTCCCTCTTGCCCAGCCACACCTGGACCCTTGCCAACAGCCAGTCACGGCCCTGGACCAAGCTTTCTGTCAG GAACGGCAGGGGCCTGATGCATTTCCCCCTGACCCCCTGGAGCTGCTCAGAGAATGTGAGGAGGCCCTTAAAGATCGACCCCCTCGCTTTCACAGGAACTTCATCTACCCAAGAGATGGAGAAAAGAGCCCCGGCAGCCAGATCAGGGTGATGCAATGGAACATACTGGCTCAAG CGCTTGGCGAGGGAGTTGACAGTTTTGTCCAGTGTCCCCCAGAGGCCTTGTGCTGGTCCCAGAGGAAGTACCTTATCTTAGAGGAGATCCTCACCTACCGTCCTCACATCCTATGTCTAGAGGAAGTAGACCACTACTACGACACCTTCCAGCCAATTCTGGCAGGCTTAGGTTACAGCAGCAACTTCTGCCCCAAGCCCTGGTCACCGTGCTTGAATGTCGTTGGCAACAACGGTCCTGATGGCTGTGCGCTGTTCTTTGACCAATCACGCTTCGAGTGCCTAGATAGTGTGAGCGTACGCCTATCTGCAATGTTGATTCCAACTAACCAG GTGGCTGTCTTGACAATGCTGCGGTGTCGAGCTAcagggagacgtgtgtgtgtggcagtgacCCACCTGAAAGCCCGCACTGGCTGGGAGCGACTCCGCAGCGCCCAGGGCTCCGACCTCCTACGTCATCTGCAGAATCTAATTCAGCACAGCTCCAGCGGACCTACAGGGCCTTTGGGCATTGACTCAGACACACCTCTAATCATTTGTGGAGATTTTAACGCAGTCCCAACTGAAGAGGTGTACCGGCGCTTTGTCTTGTCCCCTCTTGGTTTGGATTCAGCCTACAAGAAACTTAGTGGAGATGGTTTGTCGGAGCCAGAGTACACAACGTGGAAAATCCGGCCCGAAGGGGAGTGCTGTAGCACACTGGATTACATCTGGTACACACAGAGCAAGCTAAGCGTCGAGGCAGTTTTGAATATGCCCACAGAGGAACAGATTGGGCCAAACAGGCTTCCGTCCTTTAATTATCCATCTGACCACCTCTCTTTGGTCTGTGACTTCACCTTTAAGGAGGAGTAA
- the LOC130113418 gene encoding nocturnin-like isoform X3 — MGGGGTRLCSPLTQSLGCRSSSSSSRSLPLAQPHLDPCQQPVTALDQAFCQERQGPDAFPPDPLELLRECEEALKDRPPRFHRNFIYPRDGEKSPGSQIRVMQWNILAQALGEGVDSFVQCPPEALCWSQRKYLILEEILTYRPHILCLEEVDHYYDTFQPILAGLGYSSNFCPKPWSPCLNVVGNNGPDGCALFFDQSRFECLDSVSVRLSAMLIPTNQVAVLTMLRCRATGRRVCVAVTHLKARTGWERLRSAQGSDLLRHLQNLIQHSSSGPTGPLGIDSDTPLIICGDFNAVPTEEVYRRFVLSPLGLDSAYKKLSGDGLSEPEYTTWKIRPEGECCSTLDYIWYTQSKLSVEAVLNMPTEEQIGPNRLPSFNYPSDHLSLVCDFTFKEE; from the exons ATGGGTGGTGGAGGCACCAGGCTGTGCAGCCCCCTAACTCAGAGCCTCGGCTGtcgcagcagcagtagcagcagtcgCTCGCTCCCTCTTGCCCAGCCACACCTGGACCCTTGCCAACAGCCAGTCACGGCCCTGGACCAAGCTTTCTGTCAG GAACGGCAGGGGCCTGATGCATTTCCCCCTGACCCCCTGGAGCTGCTCAGAGAATGTGAGGAGGCCCTTAAAGATCGACCCCCTCGCTTTCACAGGAACTTCATCTACCCAAGAGATGGAGAAAAGAGCCCCGGCAGCCAGATCAGGGTGATGCAATGGAACATACTGGCTCAAG CGCTTGGCGAGGGAGTTGACAGTTTTGTCCAGTGTCCCCCAGAGGCCTTGTGCTGGTCCCAGAGGAAGTACCTTATCTTAGAGGAGATCCTCACCTACCGTCCTCACATCCTATGTCTAGAGGAAGTAGACCACTACTACGACACCTTCCAGCCAATTCTGGCAGGCTTAGGTTACAGCAGCAACTTCTGCCCCAAGCCCTGGTCACCGTGCTTGAATGTCGTTGGCAACAACGGTCCTGATGGCTGTGCGCTGTTCTTTGACCAATCACGCTTCGAGTGCCTAGATAGTGTGAGCGTACGCCTATCTGCAATGTTGATTCCAACTAACCAG GTGGCTGTCTTGACAATGCTGCGGTGTCGAGCTAcagggagacgtgtgtgtgtggcagtgacCCACCTGAAAGCCCGCACTGGCTGGGAGCGACTCCGCAGCGCCCAGGGCTCCGACCTCCTACGTCATCTGCAGAATCTAATTCAGCACAGCTCCAGCGGACCTACAGGGCCTTTGGGCATTGACTCAGACACACCTCTAATCATTTGTGGAGATTTTAACGCAGTCCCAACTGAAGAGGTGTACCGGCGCTTTGTCTTGTCCCCTCTTGGTTTGGATTCAGCCTACAAGAAACTTAGTGGAGATGGTTTGTCGGAGCCAGAGTACACAACGTGGAAAATCCGGCCCGAAGGGGAGTGCTGTAGCACACTGGATTACATCTGGTACACACAGAGCAAGCTAAGCGTCGAGGCAGTTTTGAATATGCCCACAGAGGAACAGATTGGGCCAAACAGGCTTCCGTCCTTTAATTATCCATCTGACCACCTCTCTTTGGTCTGTGACTTCACCTTTAAGGAGGAGTAA